One region of Polynucleobacter sp. MWH-Aus1W21 genomic DNA includes:
- a CDS encoding ZIP family metal transporter, translating to MTVLQTILLVTALAGTASVLVAASCSMAMLSKMVNNMVSLSVGILLATALLHSLPEAFSMEGVNPQLLFATLLAGLLGFFLLEKIALLRHDHHHEGDGHHHHHGHDAENAGRSGWMILVGDGIHNFVDGILIAAAFMADYQVGIFTAIAIIAHEIPQEIGDFIVLLNAGFSRARALFYNLICGLSAVVGGVLAYFFLERAHAAMPYLLVIASSSFIYIAVSDLIPQMHRRPHWVESLRQTILIACGVGFVVLLSLLH from the coding sequence ATGACGGTTTTACAAACTATTCTTTTGGTGACTGCGTTAGCGGGTACCGCAAGCGTATTGGTTGCTGCAAGCTGCTCTATGGCCATGCTATCAAAGATGGTTAACAATATGGTGAGCTTGTCGGTCGGGATTTTGCTGGCAACTGCTTTGCTGCATTCTTTGCCTGAAGCATTTAGCATGGAAGGCGTAAACCCACAACTTCTGTTTGCCACCTTGCTTGCCGGATTGCTGGGTTTTTTCTTGCTCGAAAAAATAGCTTTATTACGTCATGACCATCATCACGAAGGTGATGGCCACCATCATCACCATGGGCATGATGCCGAGAATGCAGGGCGTAGTGGTTGGATGATTTTGGTTGGTGATGGTATTCATAACTTTGTCGATGGCATCTTGATTGCTGCAGCCTTTATGGCGGATTATCAAGTTGGAATCTTCACTGCTATTGCCATCATTGCCCACGAAATTCCACAGGAGATTGGCGACTTCATTGTGTTGCTTAATGCGGGATTCTCGCGCGCACGCGCCCTGTTCTATAACCTCATCTGTGGCTTATCAGCGGTTGTTGGCGGTGTATTAGCGTATTTCTTTTTAGAAAGAGCGCATGCAGCGATGCCATATTTGCTAGTTATCGCTTCAAGCAGTTTTATTTACATTGCAGTCAGTGATCTAATTCCGCAAATGCATCGTCGTCCACATTGGGTAGAATCATTACGTCAAACAATTTTGATTGCTTGTGGCGTAGGATTTGTTGTCCTACTTTCCCTGCTGCATTAG
- a CDS encoding sulfurtransferase produces MTPLISANQLEEIINSGENVLLCDCRFDLVDPLIGRKSYEESHIPGAIYVDLDKDLSGTKTGANGRHPLPTPEAWAKTKARLGISPNTLVVAYDKQGSVYASRLWWMLKSTGHANVRVLDGGLDAWNGPMGTIPRAPTPCNQPIAPMPYAGLVLVNEVVANLETKKNKIIDARSEDRFHGQNETLDPVGGHIPGAMNRFFKHNLNATAFKTPEQLFKEFSESLGTTKASEVIHQCGSGVTACHNLLAMELAGFKGSRLYAGSWSEWCADPKRPVEL; encoded by the coding sequence ATGACTCCTCTGATCTCAGCTAACCAGTTAGAAGAAATCATTAACAGTGGCGAGAATGTCTTGCTCTGTGATTGCCGTTTTGATTTAGTCGATCCTTTGATTGGCAGAAAATCTTACGAAGAAAGTCACATTCCGGGCGCAATTTATGTTGACCTGGATAAAGATTTATCTGGCACTAAAACTGGCGCCAACGGTCGCCACCCTCTTCCAACACCAGAAGCTTGGGCCAAAACAAAAGCCCGTCTGGGCATCAGCCCAAACACACTGGTGGTTGCCTATGACAAACAAGGCTCCGTATACGCTAGCCGCCTATGGTGGATGCTTAAATCAACCGGCCATGCCAATGTTCGCGTCTTAGATGGTGGCTTAGATGCTTGGAATGGCCCTATGGGGACTATACCCAGAGCACCAACCCCTTGCAATCAACCTATTGCACCCATGCCCTATGCAGGACTCGTTTTAGTCAATGAGGTTGTTGCCAATCTGGAAACTAAGAAAAATAAAATTATTGACGCAAGAAGTGAAGATCGTTTCCACGGTCAAAACGAAACACTAGACCCTGTGGGTGGACATATTCCAGGAGCGATGAATCGCTTCTTTAAACATAATCTCAATGCCACGGCATTTAAAACTCCAGAACAATTATTTAAAGAGTTTTCAGAAAGTCTTGGCACAACAAAAGCTTCTGAAGTAATTCACCAATGTGGATCCGGAGTGACTGCTTGCCATAATCTTCTAGCAATGGAATTGGCTGGATTTAAAGGTTCACGCCTTTATGCAGGTAGCTGGAGTGAATGGTGCGCTGACCCTAAAAGGCCAGTTGAACTCTAA
- a CDS encoding SRPBCC family protein, whose translation MTNLATAQKLAPSNLQLPVSAYFDADLYQREIELLFKQGPGYVGHELMVPEVGSYQTLSAENEGRILVRNESSVELLSNVCRHRQALMLNGRGKADNIVCPLHRWTYDLGGNLLGAPHFEDKPCLNLGKSPLQNWQGLLFEGPRDVRADLAKLGVVDDLKFDGYVLDHVEVHECNYNWKTFIEVYLEDYHVVPFHPGLGKFVSCEDLHWEFGDWHSVQTVGIHKDLQTPGSPTYRNWHEAVLRQFDGKAPRHGAIWLTYYPNVMVEWYPGVLCVSTLHPMGPGKTRNIVEFYYPEEIALFEREFVEAERAAYMETCIEDDEIAERMDQGRAALLARGINEVGPYQSPMEDGMQHFHEWYRRVMNFEGA comes from the coding sequence ATGACTAATCTGGCTACCGCGCAGAAGCTTGCGCCGTCCAATCTACAACTGCCGGTTTCGGCATATTTTGACGCTGACCTGTATCAGCGGGAAATTGAACTGCTTTTTAAGCAGGGTCCTGGCTATGTCGGCCATGAACTGATGGTGCCTGAAGTTGGCTCCTATCAAACCTTAAGCGCAGAAAACGAAGGTCGCATCCTCGTTCGCAATGAATCTAGCGTTGAACTACTTTCCAATGTTTGCCGTCATCGCCAAGCTCTTATGCTTAACGGTCGCGGCAAAGCAGACAACATTGTTTGCCCATTGCATCGTTGGACCTATGATTTGGGTGGCAATCTCTTAGGTGCCCCACACTTTGAAGATAAGCCTTGTTTAAATCTTGGCAAATCCCCTTTACAAAATTGGCAAGGTTTGTTGTTTGAAGGCCCACGCGATGTTCGTGCCGATCTTGCAAAACTTGGCGTAGTTGACGATCTCAAATTTGATGGCTATGTGTTGGATCATGTTGAAGTACATGAGTGCAATTACAACTGGAAAACATTTATAGAGGTATATCTCGAGGATTATCATGTTGTGCCATTTCACCCAGGCTTGGGCAAGTTTGTTTCTTGCGAAGATCTCCATTGGGAATTTGGTGATTGGCATAGCGTACAAACCGTTGGTATTCATAAAGATCTACAGACACCAGGTTCGCCAACCTATCGCAATTGGCACGAGGCAGTGCTGCGTCAATTTGACGGCAAAGCCCCGCGCCACGGTGCTATCTGGCTAACCTACTACCCTAATGTGATGGTGGAGTGGTATCCAGGAGTCCTCTGCGTGTCGACACTCCATCCAATGGGGCCAGGTAAAACTCGCAACATTGTGGAGTTTTACTATCCCGAAGAAATTGCTCTTTTTGAGCGTGAGTTTGTTGAAGCGGAACGTGCCGCCTACATGGAAACATGTATTGAAGATGATGAAATCGCTGAGCGCATGGATCAAGGACGTGCAGCTCTTTTAGCTCGCGGCATTAATGAAGTGGGCCCATATCAAAGTCCAATGGAAGATGGTATGCAACATTTTCATGAGTGGTATCGTCGTGTCATGAACTTTGAAGGCGCATAA
- a CDS encoding polyprenyl synthetase family protein, producing the protein MNTAFHFQEWITSHSECAELALDHLLDSAQTVPHRLHDAMRYAAQGGGKRIRPLLVYAAGQLGDKDSARAESLDAAAVAIECIHAYSLVHDDLPCMDDDDLRRGRPTVHKAFDEATALLVGDALQTRAFEILASANCDAQIRLKMIAALAAASGSRGMAGGQAIDLESVGKKLDLAGLKQMHAMKTGALLSCAVELGGICAHLGPAQMAHLASYAKSLGLAFQIVDDVLDATADSETLGKTAGKDAAANKPTYVTLMGLDYAQKQAKELQEVAIASLDSFGASAQALKDLAFLIVNRGK; encoded by the coding sequence ATGAATACTGCTTTTCATTTTCAAGAGTGGATTACTTCGCACTCTGAGTGCGCTGAACTAGCGTTAGATCACTTGCTTGATTCTGCCCAGACTGTTCCTCATCGTTTGCATGATGCAATGCGTTATGCCGCGCAAGGCGGTGGCAAACGTATTCGTCCGCTATTGGTTTATGCGGCAGGTCAACTTGGTGACAAAGATTCTGCAAGGGCAGAGTCTTTGGATGCTGCCGCGGTTGCCATTGAATGCATTCATGCTTACTCATTGGTGCATGATGATTTACCGTGCATGGATGATGATGATTTGCGTCGTGGTCGCCCAACGGTTCACAAAGCATTTGATGAGGCAACAGCCTTATTGGTTGGGGATGCATTACAAACTCGCGCCTTCGAAATTCTTGCTAGTGCAAACTGTGATGCGCAGATACGTCTGAAAATGATTGCTGCATTAGCAGCCGCTTCGGGGTCGCGCGGCATGGCTGGTGGCCAGGCAATTGATTTGGAGAGCGTTGGTAAAAAGTTAGATCTTGCGGGTTTAAAGCAAATGCATGCTATGAAGACCGGCGCTTTGTTGTCGTGCGCGGTGGAATTGGGGGGTATTTGTGCGCACTTAGGTCCTGCGCAAATGGCTCATCTCGCAAGCTATGCAAAATCTCTTGGGTTGGCCTTTCAGATTGTGGATGATGTGTTGGATGCCACTGCGGATAGTGAAACATTGGGCAAGACCGCTGGCAAGGACGCTGCAGCTAATAAGCCCACCTATGTGACCTTGATGGGTTTAGACTATGCGCAGAAGCAGGCTAAAGAGCTGCAAGAAGTAGCTATTGCCAGCTTAGATAGTTTTGGCGCATCAGCGCAGGCATTAAAAGATTTGGCTTTCTTGATTGTCAATCGAGGTAAGTAA
- the tsaD gene encoding tRNA (adenosine(37)-N6)-threonylcarbamoyltransferase complex transferase subunit TsaD — MIVLGIETSCDETGVALYNTAPWEEGKPAFQGILGQGLHSQITMHRDYGGVVPELASRDHIRRVLPLLDQSLAQSNLKLTDIDAVAFTQGPGLAGALLVGSAFAKSLAQGLNLPSIGVHHLEGHLLSPLLGQTAPQFPFIALLVSGGHTQLMKVSGIGQYELLGETLDDAAGEAFDKTAKLLGLDYPGGAAISKLAEQGRSGIFDLPKPMLHSGDLDFSFSGLKTAVLNQVKKFEDKNIIDASEVAQFHADLARCFVDAIVAVLVSKSEKALKQTACKHLVLAGGVGANLQLRSALNEKAARNGFEVHYPPLELCTDNGVMIAFAGALRLIEKNNGSTTSGAFDVKPRWDLHSNNLK; from the coding sequence ATGATTGTTTTAGGAATAGAAACTTCTTGTGACGAGACCGGGGTGGCTTTATACAACACTGCTCCTTGGGAAGAGGGCAAACCTGCCTTCCAGGGCATACTGGGCCAGGGTTTGCACTCCCAAATCACCATGCACCGGGACTATGGGGGTGTTGTCCCAGAATTGGCCTCCCGTGACCATATTCGGCGTGTTTTACCGCTTTTAGACCAATCTTTGGCCCAATCTAACCTCAAATTGACTGATATTGATGCCGTGGCCTTCACCCAAGGTCCGGGATTGGCTGGAGCCCTCCTGGTAGGCAGCGCTTTTGCTAAATCCCTTGCTCAAGGGCTCAATTTGCCCTCGATTGGGGTCCATCATCTCGAAGGACATCTACTTTCCCCGCTTTTGGGTCAAACAGCCCCTCAATTTCCCTTTATTGCCCTTCTGGTATCGGGCGGCCATACCCAACTCATGAAAGTCTCTGGCATTGGACAATATGAGCTACTAGGCGAAACCTTGGATGATGCAGCAGGCGAAGCCTTTGATAAGACCGCCAAATTACTCGGTCTTGATTACCCCGGTGGCGCAGCAATCTCAAAATTAGCCGAACAAGGTCGCTCTGGCATTTTTGATTTACCAAAACCAATGTTGCATTCAGGTGATTTGGATTTTTCTTTTTCAGGATTAAAAACTGCCGTTCTCAATCAAGTTAAAAAGTTTGAGGATAAAAATATTATCGATGCCTCTGAAGTGGCGCAATTTCATGCGGATCTTGCCAGATGCTTTGTCGATGCGATTGTTGCAGTGCTGGTAAGTAAATCTGAAAAAGCGCTCAAGCAAACAGCTTGCAAACATCTAGTGCTTGCTGGTGGAGTCGGCGCCAACTTGCAACTGCGCAGTGCATTAAATGAAAAAGCAGCGCGCAATGGTTTTGAAGTGCACTACCCGCCTCTAGAGCTATGTACTGATAACGGCGTAATGATTGCTTTTGCTGGGGCACTACGCTTAATCGAAAAAAATAATGGCTCCACAACTTCTGGAGCCTTTGATGTCAAACCCCGTTGGGATTTACATAGCAATAATCTGAAATAA
- the folE2 gene encoding GTP cyclohydrolase FolE2, translating to MNDMNPAFLKPSAMPDVQSTLDDRALPIEQVGIRGVRHPLTIRSKTGNFPSVGTFEMDVALPAHVKGTHMSRFMALLQKQDIAVDSTSVVAMVREMLPLLDAKEGHVQFTYTHFVKKAAPVSGVESLMDYEVTWMAAAKQNANGNADVELGLRAQVPVMSLCPCSKEISDFGAHNQRSHVTMSVVLDTETKMTVEDLVTAAESEASSELWGLLKRPDEKWVTERSYSNPKFVEDLVRDVAGNLKADQRIQSFVVEAENFESIHNHSAFARISHKK from the coding sequence ATGAATGACATGAACCCCGCTTTTTTGAAGCCTAGTGCAATGCCTGACGTGCAATCCACTTTGGATGATCGCGCTTTGCCAATTGAGCAGGTGGGGATTCGTGGCGTGCGTCATCCGCTCACGATTCGTAGTAAGACTGGGAACTTTCCATCAGTTGGTACTTTTGAAATGGATGTTGCTTTGCCTGCGCATGTGAAGGGCACGCATATGTCGCGCTTCATGGCTTTGTTGCAAAAACAAGATATCGCAGTTGATAGCACTTCAGTGGTGGCGATGGTTCGTGAGATGCTGCCGTTGCTTGATGCCAAAGAAGGACATGTGCAATTTACATATACTCACTTTGTGAAAAAAGCAGCACCAGTATCTGGTGTGGAAAGCTTGATGGATTACGAAGTAACATGGATGGCTGCTGCCAAACAAAATGCTAATGGCAATGCTGACGTGGAATTAGGTTTGCGTGCGCAAGTTCCAGTAATGAGCTTGTGTCCTTGTTCAAAAGAAATTTCTGATTTTGGTGCCCATAATCAGCGTTCGCATGTAACGATGTCTGTAGTGCTCGATACTGAAACAAAAATGACAGTAGAAGATTTGGTTACCGCTGCTGAGAGCGAAGCATCTAGTGAATTGTGGGGCTTGCTCAAGCGTCCTGACGAGAAGTGGGTTACCGAGCGTTCTTACAGTAACCCTAAGTTCGTAGAAGACCTAGTACGTGATGTGGCTGGCAATCTTAAGGCAGATCAGCGTATCCAGTCTTTTGTGGTGGAGGCTGAGAACTTCGAATCTATTCACAATCACAGCGCATTCGCCAGAATTAGCCACAAGAAGTAA
- the xseB gene encoding exodeoxyribonuclease VII small subunit has translation MATKKSESPKSGLEVQIDPDLRYEQAVKELEKLISDMESGKFSLEETLLAYQRGAALLKHCQGVLAQVEQQVRVFEA, from the coding sequence ATGGCAACCAAGAAGTCTGAGAGTCCAAAATCCGGTCTAGAAGTCCAAATTGACCCAGATTTACGCTATGAACAAGCCGTTAAGGAGCTCGAAAAGCTCATTTCTGACATGGAATCTGGAAAATTTTCTCTAGAAGAAACCCTGCTGGCATATCAACGTGGAGCCGCTTTGTTAAAACACTGTCAAGGCGTGTTGGCTCAAGTTGAGCAGCAGGTTCGCGTATTCGAGGCTTAA
- the dxs gene encoding 1-deoxy-D-xylulose-5-phosphate synthase → MTLHSINSPDDLKKLSREELPALADELREFVLDSVSKTGGHLSSNLGTVELSIALHYVFDTPEDRIVWDVGHQSYPHKILTGRRERMNTLRQYKGLSGFPHRAESEFDAFGTGHSSTSISAAMGMARAFQTKGERQVAVAVIGDSAMTGGMAFEAMNNAGVYDDLPLVVILNDNDMSISPAVGALNRHLARLLSGNIYSATKKGIDSVLSIAPPLREFAKRLEDHAKGMVSPSTIFQEFGFNYFGPIDGHDLDALIPMLQNVRRLALEGRGPQFLHVVTKKGQGYELAEADPVLYHGPSKFNPEEGVKKPATSKKTFTQVFGEWLCDMAHADPLLVGITPAMREGSGLVEFENNFPKRYYDVGIAEQHAVTFAAGMACEGMKPVVAIYSTFLQRAYDQLIHDVALQDLPVLFALDRAGLVGADGATHAGAYDIPFLRCIPNMLVLTPADEAECRDLLTTAFHQPHPSAVRYPRGAGVGAVPSKELRTLPLGKGEIRRKSTAPSGQRVAILAFGTLLYSALEVAEGINATVANMRFVKPLDVDLIQSLAADHDYFVTIEDGAIAGGAGSACLEALSNLGINKPLLQLGLPDEFIEHGDYSLLMTKCGLDVEGIANSIKQRFPAILTQNSVLVGK, encoded by the coding sequence ATGACTTTACATTCCATAAACTCACCTGACGATCTCAAAAAACTCTCACGCGAAGAGCTACCTGCTTTAGCGGATGAGTTACGTGAGTTTGTTTTGGATTCTGTTTCTAAAACAGGTGGGCATCTATCCTCCAATTTGGGGACGGTGGAGTTATCGATTGCCTTGCATTATGTCTTCGATACGCCTGAAGATCGTATTGTCTGGGATGTAGGCCATCAAAGTTATCCGCACAAGATTTTGACGGGTCGTCGTGAGCGTATGAATACCTTGCGTCAGTACAAAGGATTGTCTGGATTTCCGCATCGCGCTGAAAGTGAATTTGATGCATTTGGCACTGGTCACTCGTCCACAAGTATTTCTGCGGCGATGGGCATGGCTCGCGCATTTCAAACTAAAGGCGAGCGTCAGGTTGCTGTGGCTGTCATCGGCGATAGCGCAATGACAGGTGGCATGGCGTTCGAAGCAATGAATAACGCCGGCGTCTACGATGACTTGCCGTTGGTGGTGATTTTGAATGACAACGACATGTCGATCTCTCCAGCAGTGGGTGCGCTCAATCGCCATCTAGCGAGATTGCTGAGTGGCAATATTTACTCGGCGACTAAAAAGGGAATCGATAGTGTTTTATCGATTGCGCCACCTTTGCGTGAGTTTGCTAAACGCCTTGAGGATCATGCCAAGGGTATGGTGTCGCCATCTACTATTTTTCAAGAGTTCGGCTTCAATTACTTTGGTCCGATTGATGGCCATGACTTAGATGCCCTGATTCCAATGCTGCAAAACGTCCGTCGTTTGGCCTTAGAGGGTCGCGGCCCACAGTTCTTGCATGTGGTGACTAAAAAAGGCCAGGGCTATGAATTGGCTGAGGCCGATCCAGTGTTGTACCACGGCCCAAGTAAGTTCAATCCTGAAGAGGGCGTTAAGAAACCTGCTACTAGCAAGAAAACCTTTACTCAAGTATTTGGTGAATGGTTATGCGATATGGCGCATGCTGACCCATTGTTGGTTGGTATTACTCCAGCGATGCGCGAAGGCTCTGGCTTAGTTGAGTTTGAGAATAATTTCCCTAAACGTTACTACGACGTTGGCATTGCTGAGCAGCATGCAGTGACTTTTGCGGCAGGCATGGCTTGCGAAGGCATGAAGCCGGTGGTGGCAATTTATTCTACCTTCCTGCAGCGCGCCTATGATCAACTCATTCACGATGTCGCATTGCAAGATTTGCCAGTGCTGTTTGCGCTCGATCGCGCGGGCTTGGTGGGTGCCGATGGCGCCACTCATGCTGGCGCATATGACATTCCATTCTTACGCTGCATTCCTAATATGTTGGTTCTGACTCCAGCAGATGAAGCAGAGTGCCGTGATTTGTTAACTACCGCATTCCATCAACCACATCCAAGCGCAGTTCGCTACCCGCGTGGCGCAGGTGTTGGCGCAGTGCCTTCAAAAGAATTGCGCACTTTGCCATTGGGTAAAGGTGAAATTCGTCGTAAATCTACTGCACCATCCGGTCAGCGTGTGGCGATCTTGGCGTTTGGCACCTTGCTTTACTCTGCGCTTGAAGTCGCCGAAGGTATCAATGCCACAGTTGCCAATATGCGCTTTGTGAAACCGCTTGATGTCGATTTGATTCAATCCTTAGCGGCCGATCATGATTATTTTGTGACCATTGAGGATGGCGCGATTGCTGGTGGTGCTGGCAGTGCTTGCTTAGAGGCGCTATCAAATCTCGGAATAAATAAGCCCCTTTTGCAATTAGGTCTTCCTGATGAATTTATTGAGCATGGTGACTACAGCTTGCTGATGACCAAGTGCGGCCTAGATGTGGAGGGTATTGCTAACTCCATCAAACAACGTTTTCCAGCGATCTTGACCCAAAATTCTGTACTTGTAGGCAAATAA
- the rpsU gene encoding 30S ribosomal protein S21 — protein sequence MTTVRLRENEPFEVALRRFKRTIEKNGLLTDLRAREFYEKPTAERKRKKAAAAKRHYKRIRSQMLPKKLY from the coding sequence ATGACTACAGTCCGCCTCCGCGAAAACGAACCATTTGAAGTGGCATTGCGCCGTTTCAAGCGCACCATTGAAAAGAATGGCCTTTTGACAGACTTGCGTGCACGCGAGTTCTATGAGAAGCCAACGGCTGAGCGTAAGCGTAAGAAGGCTGCAGCTGCTAAGCGCCATTACAAGCGCATTCGCAGCCAAATGTTGCCTAAGAAGCTTTACTAA